ATGTAGAAAACCTTCTACAAACTGCTGTAAAAGAATTCGGACGAATTGATATCTGGGTAAATAATGCCGGAGTAATGGCAAGCGGAAAATTTGAAGAAATACCAATGGACCTTCATGAGCAGGTCGTTAAAACCAATCTCTTCGGATATATGCATGGAGCCTACTCGGTTTTACCACTTTTCAAAGAACAGAATGAAGGAATATTAATTAATAATATCTCGATTGGCGGATTTATGCCCGCTCCTTACAGCGCTGTTTATTCGGCAACAAAATTCGGAATCCGTGGGATGATGGAGTGTTTGCATGGTGAAATTTCAGATTATCCAGACATTCATATTGCGAATCTGTATCCGCAAATTCAGAGGTCAACGGGAAATATGCATTCGGCAAAGTTTTCAGGATTAGATTTTAAAATCCCTCCGTTTGCATCAGATCCAAGAGATACCGCAGACAAAATTGTACAATTAGCGAAAGAGCCACAGAAAGATTTATTTCCTGATATTAAATCGAAAGCATTGGTCAATTTATATGAAATGTTTCCAAAGGTAATTATCAATACCGCTTCCGCTGGAATGCGATTGATGATGAAACTTAAAAACGGAGAACCTACTTCCGGAAATGTACTTAAACCTTCATCAGAACCCCATCGAATTTATGGGGCAACCATCTTACCCATACCCGGAAAGAAAACAAAAATAGCTTTGATTGCCGGATTAGGTTTAGGAATAGCTTTTATGTTATTGAAATCGAGAAAATCAAATGATGATATTTACCTAGATGATTAATGGTCAACTTCCGTCAGTTCGAGTAAAATTCTGAAAGAATTTGTATCGAGAACCTTACTTGAAACCTAAAACGAGAATCTGTAAAAGATTCTCGTTTTTTATTGCTTAAATTTATTCGGAAAGCCGCCACTTCGAGTAGCTTTTGCAAAAAAAGCGTATCGAGAAGTTTATGCTTTTAAATTCGGTTCTCGATACATTTTTCTCCGCTTTTTGCTGCTAAAAAAACTTGAACTGACATTGGTTACCTTTATGTAGCCACCCTGTCAGAAATTCTTTGAATTTTCGCTACCCCTACAAAGGAGGGGAATTTTTTTTAAATTGCTGGATATTATTTTCGGGTTTATTTAATGTGGAATTTTTGGCTGCTTTTGCTAATTCATTAATATCTGCGTGCAACAGTTTCCAGTCTAAGACATCTTTCATCGCAGTGATAAGATTGATAAAAGATGTCAATATTTTTTCTAAATCTCTGCGAATTGCTGACGCAGTTTTCATCGTTCTGAGATTGGCATTGGCACTGGCCTGTTCTGAAAAAATCTGCTCGAAAGCTTCATGTTTAGATTTCATTTCATAAAAAGATGGTAATAGTAAAAGGGCATTTAGCTT
The sequence above is a segment of the Chryseobacterium turcicum genome. Coding sequences within it:
- a CDS encoding SDR family NAD(P)-dependent oxidoreductase, with translation MKSPNSLEKRSLRGKTVVVTGGTSGVGRAAVEAFAFEGCNIVIAARGQEALDETLKICKELGVNAIAVSTDVSKAEDVENLLQTAVKEFGRIDIWVNNAGVMASGKFEEIPMDLHEQVVKTNLFGYMHGAYSVLPLFKEQNEGILINNISIGGFMPAPYSAVYSATKFGIRGMMECLHGEISDYPDIHIANLYPQIQRSTGNMHSAKFSGLDFKIPPFASDPRDTADKIVQLAKEPQKDLFPDIKSKALVNLYEMFPKVIINTASAGMRLMMKLKNGEPTSGNVLKPSSEPHRIYGATILPIPGKKTKIALIAGLGLGIAFMLLKSRKSNDDIYLDD